A genome region from Frankineae bacterium MT45 includes the following:
- a CDS encoding thiosulfate dehydrogenase [quinone] large subunit — MTTPTETPGTATPNTGMVAMDAAGRIQIPRAAAITAAFMRISLGFVYLWAFISQGFGITYSNQATPAPGSSPTAPADYGWHFAVDSSKGWISSGFKASPTSGFVSSLHGPLAFIPQHLATGIDDFGWMLALAGLGIALMFGVFSTIAGWGGLILNLLIWLSSFPPSTNPLIDAEHVTFALAIFLMMWIQASNYWGFGRWWRSHTPTLLH; from the coding sequence ATGACCACTCCTACAGAGACGCCCGGCACCGCCACGCCGAATACCGGCATGGTGGCGATGGACGCGGCCGGCCGCATCCAGATTCCCCGGGCCGCCGCGATCACCGCCGCATTCATGCGCATTTCATTGGGTTTCGTGTACCTGTGGGCGTTCATCAGTCAAGGTTTCGGCATCACGTACTCCAATCAGGCCACCCCGGCGCCAGGTAGTAGCCCTACCGCGCCGGCTGACTACGGATGGCACTTCGCGGTGGACAGCAGCAAGGGGTGGATCAGCTCGGGCTTCAAGGCGTCCCCGACGTCCGGCTTCGTCAGCAGCCTGCACGGTCCGCTGGCCTTCATCCCGCAGCACCTCGCGACCGGCATTGATGATTTCGGCTGGATGCTGGCGCTGGCTGGCCTGGGCATAGCCCTCATGTTCGGCGTCTTCAGCACCATCGCCGGCTGGGGTGGTCTCATCCTCAACCTGCTCATCTGGCTCTCGTCGTTCCCGCCGAGCACCAACCCACTCATCGACGCCGAACACGTCACCTTCGCCCTCGCGATCTTCCTGATGATGTGGATCCAGGCGTCGAACTACTGGGGCTTCGGTCGCTGGTGGCGTAGTCACACGCCGACGCTGCTCCACTGA
- a CDS encoding Protein N-acetyltransferase, RimJ/RimL family, translating into MGSHPETDAAPAVTITEGPPLSPQRSTILTTPRLALTTWVPADSAPLNVVHSDPETMRFIRSGRPESLAETEQLVASYIEEQETRGWTKWRLTDAQDRLVGRAGFGPDGHARELGYTLRRDVWGQGLATEIAAALVDWHLNDTSFAGGLSAIVIVGHSRSAQVLKKVGFSEVGERDVAGQRCWSYRLG; encoded by the coding sequence ATGGGTTCGCATCCCGAAACTGACGCCGCGCCAGCCGTGACCATCACTGAAGGTCCACCCCTCTCGCCGCAGCGAAGCACGATTCTGACGACTCCTCGCCTGGCGCTGACCACGTGGGTGCCGGCGGATTCCGCACCTCTCAACGTCGTGCACTCCGATCCGGAGACGATGCGTTTCATCCGATCAGGGCGTCCGGAGAGCCTCGCGGAGACCGAGCAACTGGTCGCCTCGTACATCGAGGAGCAGGAGACCCGCGGCTGGACGAAGTGGCGACTCACCGACGCTCAGGACCGACTGGTCGGGCGCGCGGGCTTCGGCCCGGACGGCCACGCGCGTGAACTGGGGTACACGCTTCGACGAGACGTGTGGGGCCAGGGCCTTGCTACTGAGATTGCCGCCGCCCTCGTCGATTGGCATCTGAACGACACGAGTTTTGCTGGTGGACTGTCGGCCATCGTCATCGTCGGCCACAGCCGCAGCGCTCAAGTCCTCAAGAAGGTGGGGTTCTCCGAGGTCGGCGAGCGTGACGTAGCAGGACAGCGGTGCTGGTCCTACCGACTCGGCTAA
- a CDS encoding Septum formation, whose translation MVEGTGDKSTSGDPDPFDGLTLDEAFIRSGRHEPPARTREAISRYGQGQTEWRTATSPSHKSTQEPWRATGRGSSHRRSKSIALSIGLTILASVLLYAITSGHRSQSARGGALLMGSAGAPSHAPIAPAQSAASRTSPPTQGTQIDGISPTTAVGTCFTVSGPHSEHMQQTPCSKPHTQELVAFEEAMGGDTYPDDSYWNGPVASTCFHDQLDYTGLARSAWPRGLQSSELVPQPVGWANGDRTVYCMAESAPAQVGSLHHAAAASRSKSSGAPA comes from the coding sequence GTGGTTGAGGGCACGGGCGACAAATCAACGAGCGGCGACCCGGATCCGTTCGACGGTCTGACGTTGGACGAAGCATTCATCCGCAGCGGGCGCCACGAACCGCCGGCCCGGACGAGGGAAGCGATCAGCCGCTACGGCCAGGGGCAGACCGAGTGGCGCACAGCGACCTCCCCGTCGCACAAGTCCACCCAGGAACCGTGGCGCGCAACGGGGCGAGGCTCATCCCATCGGCGTTCGAAGAGCATCGCCCTCTCGATCGGTCTCACCATCCTCGCGTCCGTCCTGCTCTACGCGATCACCTCCGGCCATCGATCGCAGTCCGCCCGTGGAGGCGCGCTCCTCATGGGCTCCGCGGGCGCTCCCTCACATGCACCGATCGCGCCAGCTCAGTCCGCGGCGAGCCGCACGTCACCACCGACCCAGGGGACTCAGATAGACGGCATTTCGCCGACTACGGCAGTCGGCACCTGCTTCACCGTCAGTGGTCCGCACAGCGAACATATGCAGCAGACGCCCTGCTCGAAGCCGCACACCCAGGAACTAGTTGCCTTCGAAGAGGCGATGGGCGGCGACACCTATCCGGACGACAGCTACTGGAACGGCCCGGTCGCGTCCACCTGCTTTCACGACCAACTGGACTACACCGGATTGGCTCGCAGCGCCTGGCCGCGTGGCCTGCAGTCCAGCGAATTGGTGCCGCAGCCAGTCGGCTGGGCGAACGGCGACCGGACCGTGTACTGCATGGCGGAATCTGCGCCGGCTCAAGTTGGCTCGCTCCATCACGCGGCGGCCGCCAGCCGGTCGAAGAGCTCCGGCGCACCTGCGTAA
- a CDS encoding CHAD domain-containing protein has protein sequence MTEIETKFDVSPDFVMPTFTSSALGSAEDDAHAPDPAIDTVAVASTYFDTEDDRLLRFTISLRHREGQADTGWQLKVPSGEDRAELHWPSIVDHSAMTDGVVLPHELDQILAPFLGGRSVAPSIRLDVSRTRYRFCDAKGRLLVELADDEVRAFPLRAEVRAPRWRELELELGGEGKRRMLKSLGAELLAAGAYPSTSRSKLARARVGIGNEGLGGARASAGAVLMDYMSGQARTIFGGHFAIHAGRPSAVHQTRVATRRLRSTLRTFSECFDADQAANFEAELKWFAATLGEVRDREVMLTRLSGAVDELPDELVMGPVGEQIKTRLTDELTRAQQVLITEMGGARYSALLGEILRWRDDPPFTAAAGRPAKTLNDSVRKVQKKLSRRLTTATRFDGTDEDLHSARKVSKQVRYAAEAAEDAPETVAASSDLQDLLGEFHDSVVAAQVLRRLAEVASTEAEDTFTYGVLVAQLRQNAERDRQQLRDTN, from the coding sequence ATGACGGAGATCGAGACGAAGTTCGACGTCTCCCCCGACTTCGTCATGCCGACATTCACGTCGTCCGCCCTCGGCAGCGCCGAGGACGACGCCCACGCACCCGATCCCGCGATCGACACCGTGGCCGTCGCCAGCACGTACTTCGACACCGAGGACGACCGGCTGCTCAGATTCACGATCTCGCTCCGGCATCGCGAGGGGCAGGCCGACACGGGCTGGCAGCTGAAAGTGCCCTCCGGTGAGGACCGAGCCGAGCTGCACTGGCCCTCCATCGTCGACCACTCCGCCATGACGGACGGGGTCGTCCTCCCCCACGAACTGGATCAAATCCTCGCCCCATTTCTCGGTGGTCGAAGCGTTGCCCCCAGCATCCGTCTGGACGTCAGTCGTACCCGTTACCGCTTCTGCGACGCGAAGGGCCGCCTGCTCGTTGAACTCGCCGACGACGAGGTCCGGGCCTTCCCACTGCGGGCTGAGGTTCGGGCGCCGCGGTGGCGTGAACTCGAACTCGAGCTGGGTGGCGAGGGGAAGCGGCGCATGCTCAAGTCGCTCGGCGCGGAACTGCTGGCCGCTGGGGCCTACCCCTCAACGAGCCGCTCCAAGCTGGCCCGCGCTCGCGTCGGAATCGGTAACGAGGGTCTCGGCGGGGCCCGCGCGTCGGCCGGCGCGGTCTTGATGGACTACATGAGTGGGCAGGCTCGGACGATCTTCGGCGGGCACTTCGCGATCCACGCCGGGCGTCCCAGCGCCGTCCACCAGACGCGGGTCGCGACCCGCCGGCTGCGCAGCACCCTGCGCACCTTCTCGGAATGCTTCGACGCCGACCAGGCCGCAAATTTCGAGGCCGAGCTGAAGTGGTTCGCGGCGACGCTGGGCGAGGTGCGAGACCGCGAGGTGATGCTGACCCGCCTCAGCGGTGCCGTCGATGAGCTCCCGGACGAACTCGTCATGGGGCCGGTCGGCGAGCAGATCAAGACCCGTCTCACCGACGAACTGACCCGGGCCCAGCAGGTGCTCATCACCGAGATGGGCGGGGCGCGCTACAGCGCGCTGCTCGGTGAGATCCTCCGGTGGCGCGACGATCCGCCCTTCACCGCGGCGGCGGGGCGGCCGGCCAAGACTCTGAACGACTCCGTGCGCAAGGTGCAGAAGAAGCTGAGCCGGCGCCTGACCACCGCGACCCGTTTCGACGGTACGGACGAGGATCTGCACTCGGCCCGCAAGGTCAGCAAGCAGGTCCGCTACGCCGCCGAGGCGGCCGAGGATGCCCCCGAGACCGTGGCCGCCAGCAGCGACCTGCAGGACCTGCTGGGCGAGTTCCACGACAGCGTGGTGGCGGCCCAGGTGCTGCGGCGGCTGGCCGAGGTGGCATCGACCGAGGCGGAGGACACCTTCACCTACGGCGTGTTGGTGGCCCAGCTACGCCAGAACGCCGAACGCGACCGGCAGCAACTGCGCGACACCAACTAG
- a CDS encoding SsrA-binding protein, translating to MSQSSSNRDPGKKIVAQNRKASHDYTIMDTFETGVVLTGTEVKALRMGRASLVDGFATIDDGEVFMHNVHIPEYSQGSWTNHAPRRTRKLLLHREEIRRLVGKTHEGGLTLVPVSIYFRDGLVKVELALAKGKKSYDKRQDMAKRDADREVTRALGRRSKGMTD from the coding sequence ATGAGCCAGTCCTCCAGCAACCGCGATCCCGGGAAGAAGATCGTCGCGCAGAACCGCAAGGCCAGCCATGACTACACGATCATGGACACCTTCGAGACCGGCGTGGTGCTCACCGGAACTGAGGTCAAGGCGCTGCGGATGGGACGGGCTTCGCTGGTCGACGGGTTCGCCACCATCGACGATGGTGAGGTCTTCATGCACAACGTCCATATCCCGGAGTACAGCCAGGGGAGTTGGACCAACCACGCGCCCCGCCGCACCCGCAAGCTGCTGCTGCACCGCGAGGAGATCCGCCGCCTCGTCGGCAAGACACACGAGGGCGGCCTGACGCTGGTGCCGGTCTCCATCTACTTCCGCGACGGCCTGGTGAAGGTCGAACTCGCGCTGGCCAAGGGCAAGAAGTCCTACGACAAGCGTCAGGACATGGCCAAGCGGGACGCCGACCGCGAGGTCACCCGAGCGCTTGGCCGGCGCAGCAAGGGCATGACCGACTGA
- a CDS encoding cell division protein FtsX: MRASFVMSGVATGIRRNLLMTIALVLTTTISLFFLGGAILTSMEISKFNDQYKDKLNVSVYLCGTTPSENCTHPVTDAEKAALEAKFTADPRIKTVEFISKEDAYAKNKNLLGVDAAKFLSPSDFPDSFTLKLHDLSKDYTAVAADYKNEPGVHEVQNVNETLKTFLRIFDSARTAAFVFALLILICAIILMAITIQVAAQQRRAETSIMRLVGASRWMTQLPFIIEAIIAVAIGGLLTVPALWYAKQRVLYDIFHNSVRNQVLPGLNINDVLIASGISLGIGLVLAILTAYITLRAYVRL, encoded by the coding sequence ATGCGAGCCAGTTTTGTGATGTCGGGGGTCGCCACCGGCATCCGGCGCAATCTCTTGATGACGATTGCGCTCGTGCTGACCACCACGATCTCTCTCTTCTTCCTGGGTGGGGCCATCCTCACCAGCATGGAGATCAGCAAGTTCAACGATCAGTACAAGGACAAGCTGAACGTCTCCGTGTATCTCTGCGGAACGACTCCGTCGGAGAACTGCACGCATCCGGTCACCGACGCCGAGAAGGCGGCGCTGGAGGCGAAGTTCACCGCCGACCCGCGGATCAAGACGGTCGAGTTCATCAGCAAGGAAGACGCGTACGCCAAGAACAAGAATCTGCTCGGGGTCGATGCGGCCAAGTTCCTGAGCCCGAGCGACTTCCCGGACTCCTTCACCCTGAAGCTGCACGACCTCAGCAAGGACTACACCGCAGTGGCCGCCGACTACAAGAACGAGCCAGGTGTCCACGAGGTGCAGAACGTCAACGAGACGCTGAAGACCTTCCTGCGGATCTTCGACTCAGCTCGTACCGCCGCCTTCGTCTTCGCGCTGCTCATCCTCATCTGCGCGATCATCCTGATGGCGATCACGATCCAGGTTGCGGCCCAGCAGCGACGGGCGGAGACCTCGATCATGCGGTTGGTCGGTGCCTCGCGCTGGATGACGCAGTTGCCGTTCATCATCGAGGCGATCATCGCGGTGGCCATCGGTGGGCTGCTCACGGTCCCCGCGCTCTGGTACGCCAAGCAGCGCGTGCTCTACGACATCTTCCACAACTCGGTGCGCAACCAGGTGCTCCCCGGTCTGAACATCAATGACGTGCTGATTGCCAGCGGCATCTCGCTGGGCATCGGCTTGGTGCTGGCGATACTGACGGCCTACATCACGCTGCGCGCCTACGTGCGGCTGTAG
- a CDS encoding cell division transport system ATP-binding protein — MILLENVSKVYAAGVRPALDSVSLDIAKGEFVFLIGASGSGKSTVLRLLLREELANSGKVKVDKFDVGKMPKRKVPDLRRAIGCVFQDFRLLPKKTVYDNVAFALEVINKSQRQIKRTVPEVLDLVGLEGKAKRFPGELSGGEQQRVAIARAFVNRPLVLLADEPTGNLDPDTSQGIMGLLERVNRTGTTVLMATHDNNIVDAMRRRVIELEGGKIVRDQTRGVYGVGR; from the coding sequence GTGATCCTGCTCGAGAACGTCTCAAAGGTCTACGCCGCCGGGGTTCGCCCGGCGCTGGACTCGGTGTCGCTGGACATCGCCAAGGGAGAGTTCGTCTTCCTCATCGGTGCCTCCGGCTCTGGAAAGTCGACCGTTCTCCGGTTGCTGCTGCGCGAGGAGTTGGCCAACTCCGGCAAGGTGAAGGTCGACAAGTTCGACGTCGGCAAGATGCCCAAGCGCAAGGTGCCCGACCTGCGCCGCGCGATCGGCTGCGTCTTTCAGGATTTCCGACTGCTGCCCAAGAAGACCGTCTACGACAACGTCGCCTTCGCCCTCGAGGTGATCAACAAGTCGCAGCGTCAGATCAAGCGCACCGTCCCGGAGGTCCTCGACCTCGTCGGGCTGGAGGGTAAGGCCAAGCGCTTCCCCGGAGAGCTCTCCGGAGGTGAGCAGCAGCGGGTCGCCATCGCCCGGGCCTTCGTGAACCGGCCGCTCGTGCTGCTGGCCGACGAGCCCACCGGAAACCTCGATCCGGACACCAGCCAGGGAATCATGGGTCTGCTGGAGCGGGTCAACCGCACCGGCACCACCGTGCTGATGGCCACCCACGACAACAACATCGTCGACGCCATGCGCCGGCGGGTGATCGAACTCGAAGGCGGCAAGATCGTCCGCGACCAGACCCGTGGCGTCTACGGCGTCGGGCGCTGA
- a CDS encoding bacterial peptide chain release factor 2 (bRF-2): MTDVPAELKELSATLASIESVLDLPKLQAEADDLERQASEPNLWDDPENAQKINSRLSFVQGDIRRVEELRRRVDDAGVLWELAEGEDDESSRGEAETEVADLRKRIDELEVRTLLSGEYDSREALVTIRSEAGGVDAADFAEMLLRMYLRWAERHNYTTEVLDTSYAEEAGIKSATFEVKVPYAYGTLSVEQGTHRLVRISPFDNQGRRQTSFAGVEVLPVVEQSDHVDIPDDDLRVDVYRSSGKGGQGVNTTDSAVRLTHLPTGIVVTCQNERSQIQNRASAMAVLQARLLERRREEEQTAMNALKDGSNSWGNQMRSYVLHPYQMVKDLRTEYEVGNPQAVLDGEIDGFIEAGIRWRRSS, from the coding sequence GTGACCGATGTCCCCGCCGAGCTCAAAGAACTCTCCGCCACCCTGGCCAGCATCGAATCGGTGCTGGACCTCCCCAAGCTGCAGGCCGAGGCGGACGATCTGGAGCGCCAGGCCAGCGAGCCGAACCTGTGGGACGACCCCGAGAACGCCCAGAAGATCAACAGCCGACTCTCCTTCGTCCAGGGCGACATCCGCCGTGTTGAGGAGCTGCGGCGCCGGGTCGACGATGCCGGGGTGCTGTGGGAGCTGGCCGAGGGCGAGGACGACGAGTCCTCGCGCGGCGAGGCTGAGACTGAGGTCGCCGACCTGCGCAAGCGCATCGACGAGCTCGAGGTCCGCACCCTGCTCTCAGGCGAGTACGACTCCCGCGAGGCGCTGGTCACCATCCGCTCCGAGGCCGGCGGCGTCGACGCGGCGGACTTCGCCGAGATGCTGCTGCGCATGTACCTGCGCTGGGCCGAGCGCCACAACTACACGACTGAAGTCCTCGACACCTCCTACGCCGAAGAGGCCGGCATCAAGTCGGCGACCTTCGAGGTGAAGGTGCCGTACGCCTACGGCACGCTGAGCGTCGAGCAGGGGACACACCGTCTGGTGCGGATCAGCCCCTTCGACAACCAGGGGCGCCGTCAGACCAGCTTCGCCGGGGTCGAGGTGCTCCCGGTCGTCGAGCAGTCCGACCACGTCGACATCCCGGACGACGACCTGCGGGTCGACGTGTACCGCAGCTCCGGCAAGGGTGGTCAGGGCGTCAACACCACCGACTCGGCGGTGCGCCTCACCCACCTGCCGACCGGCATCGTCGTCACCTGCCAGAACGAGCGCAGCCAGATCCAGAACCGGGCCTCGGCCATGGCCGTCCTGCAGGCCCGCCTGCTCGAGCGCCGCCGGGAAGAGGAGCAGACGGCGATGAACGCACTCAAGGACGGCAGCAACTCCTGGGGCAACCAGATGCGCAGCTACGTGCTGCACCCGTACCAGATGGTGAAGGACCTCCGAACTGAGTACGAGGTGGGAAATCCCCAAGCGGTGCTGGACGGTGAGATCGACGGCTTCATCGAGGCCGGAATCCGGTGGCGTCGCTCCAGCTGA
- a CDS encoding Nitroreductase, with protein MADFERVLRTAFAGREFTDQPVTDADIGAILDVARFASSGGNRQGWRVVAIRSEETKRAVIGAADPVLRRYVAQGRLGETAFNTITPTRVTEADVAAVEDGSLGWYRALANAPVLLVVGVDLRLVSSIDASLDRVGIVSGASIYPFVHNIILAAHARGMAGALTTFTAGAEAEVQELLAFPPEVAIAAAVPLGYPTKYLTKLSRRPVEDFAHWERWDGPAVQSG; from the coding sequence ATGGCAGATTTCGAGCGGGTACTGAGGACGGCGTTCGCCGGCCGGGAGTTCACCGATCAGCCCGTCACCGACGCCGACATCGGCGCGATCCTCGACGTCGCCCGTTTCGCCTCCAGCGGAGGGAATCGGCAGGGTTGGCGCGTCGTGGCGATCCGCTCGGAGGAGACAAAGCGTGCGGTGATCGGGGCCGCCGACCCCGTCCTACGCCGGTACGTGGCCCAGGGGAGGCTCGGCGAGACGGCGTTCAACACGATCACCCCGACCCGAGTGACTGAGGCTGACGTTGCCGCCGTCGAGGATGGTTCGCTGGGCTGGTACCGGGCCCTGGCCAACGCACCGGTGCTGCTGGTGGTCGGTGTCGACCTGCGGCTGGTCTCCTCGATCGACGCGTCCCTGGATCGAGTGGGGATCGTCAGTGGGGCATCGATCTACCCGTTCGTCCACAACATCATTCTGGCCGCCCACGCCCGTGGGATGGCCGGCGCGCTGACGACCTTCACCGCTGGAGCGGAGGCAGAGGTGCAGGAACTTCTGGCGTTTCCGCCCGAGGTCGCCATCGCCGCCGCCGTGCCGCTCGGCTATCCGACGAAGTACCTGACGAAGCTCTCCCGCCGTCCGGTCGAGGACTTCGCCCACTGGGAGCGCTGGGACGGACCAGCCGTCCAGAGCGGCTGA